In Leptospira ellinghausenii, the following proteins share a genomic window:
- a CDS encoding acyl-CoA dehydrogenase family protein, with translation MDFEIPQEVETLRKNIQSFITEEIIPLEKHYDYEKGRMPEDINQQARAKVKSAGFWTPHLPKSEGGLGLDLIGTCIIFSELGRSPIAPYIFNCDAPDEGNMHLLSLAASEKQKELILHPLIKGELRTGFAMTEPSPGAGSDPTSLQTNAEKQGDKYILNGRKWYCTGANGAKYLIVMAKVNGSFRKTTMFLVPTDAKGYTMVREIELMGSHGPGGHCELNFENVEVPEDMILGRVGEGFRLSQERLGPARLTHCMRWTGMARRALSIARSYAKEREVFSARIADHQGIQWMFAERATEIEMAFLLTLKAAWLLKMGKDARQETSMAKWKVSESLCNTIDMAIQICGGKGYSRDLPLELFYRDARAARIADGPSEVHKMVIGRNYVSEKWDF, from the coding sequence ATGGACTTTGAAATTCCCCAAGAAGTTGAAACACTTCGTAAAAACATCCAATCTTTTATAACAGAAGAAATCATTCCTCTGGAAAAACATTATGATTATGAAAAAGGTCGAATGCCAGAAGATATCAACCAACAAGCACGCGCTAAAGTAAAATCGGCTGGGTTTTGGACACCTCATCTTCCCAAATCAGAAGGTGGATTAGGTTTAGATTTAATTGGAACCTGTATTATTTTTAGTGAACTTGGTCGTTCTCCTATTGCTCCTTATATTTTTAATTGTGATGCGCCTGATGAAGGAAATATGCATTTGTTATCCCTTGCAGCATCTGAAAAACAAAAAGAATTAATTTTACATCCACTCATCAAAGGGGAACTTCGCACTGGATTTGCAATGACTGAACCTTCACCAGGTGCCGGTTCTGATCCCACTTCTTTGCAAACCAATGCTGAAAAACAAGGTGATAAATACATTCTAAATGGACGTAAGTGGTATTGTACTGGCGCAAATGGAGCGAAGTATCTCATCGTAATGGCGAAAGTCAATGGAAGTTTTCGCAAAACAACGATGTTTCTTGTACCAACTGATGCCAAAGGATATACAATGGTTCGAGAGATTGAACTAATGGGATCCCACGGACCAGGTGGGCATTGTGAACTCAATTTTGAAAATGTAGAAGTTCCTGAAGATATGATTTTAGGTAGAGTCGGCGAGGGTTTTCGCTTATCACAAGAACGATTGGGTCCAGCTCGTCTCACCCATTGTATGAGATGGACTGGGATGGCAAGAAGAGCTCTTTCAATTGCGCGAAGTTATGCGAAAGAAAGAGAAGTTTTTAGTGCACGGATTGCCGATCACCAAGGAATCCAGTGGATGTTTGCAGAACGTGCTACTGAGATAGAGATGGCATTCTTATTAACATTGAAGGCAGCTTGGTTATTAAAAATGGGTAAGGATGCAAGACAGGAAACTTCCATGGCAAAATGGAAAGTGAGTGAGTCGTTGTGTAATACAATTGATATGGCGATCCAAATATGTGGTGGAAAGGGATATTCAAGAGACTTACCACTTGAATTGTTTTATCGAGATGCGCGCGCAGCAAGAATTGCAGATGGCCCTTCCGAAGTTCATAAAATGGTCATTGGTCGCAATTACGTATCGGAAAAATGGGATTTTTAA
- a CDS encoding phosphotransferase family protein, with protein sequence MDIKELQEKVELHLTSIWKEPVRITEIFHLSGGACQDNYALDIQSKSSNKSLVLRTDKGGSLLSSLSKRDEFKVAELVYNAGVKTPTPVYLEEQTSIIGTPFFLMEKIAGKATGRYITKDKELDSYRKTKMVSDLASNLAKLHTVVPESVKEEELKQKLKLVTIENYISQAIADLRQSLDDLPEAHPAIELCLNWMESHAPNIDKIVLVHGDFRTGNFMMNAEGLQGILDFEFAHFGDRHEDIAWLCMRDWRFGRLNKEVGGFGDRKDFYKEYELTSGIEVDPYKVSYWEIMGNVRWAIGSAQQAERHMSGKDKGIELASIGRRTAEMEWEAMRLIEELENAV encoded by the coding sequence ATGGATATTAAAGAACTGCAAGAGAAGGTAGAACTTCACCTTACATCCATATGGAAAGAGCCAGTTAGGATAACTGAAATTTTTCATCTAAGTGGAGGAGCTTGCCAAGATAATTATGCTTTGGATATACAATCCAAATCTTCCAATAAATCACTTGTTCTTCGCACAGATAAGGGGGGAAGTTTACTCTCATCTTTATCGAAACGGGATGAATTTAAAGTAGCGGAACTAGTTTACAATGCAGGAGTCAAAACTCCAACACCTGTATATTTAGAAGAACAAACTTCTATCATAGGCACACCTTTTTTTCTAATGGAAAAAATTGCTGGAAAAGCAACAGGTCGTTACATCACAAAAGATAAAGAATTAGATTCCTATCGTAAAACCAAAATGGTTTCTGATTTAGCATCGAATCTTGCAAAACTTCATACAGTAGTTCCCGAATCTGTAAAAGAAGAAGAGCTAAAACAGAAACTCAAATTAGTCACGATAGAAAATTACATTAGCCAAGCAATTGCAGATTTAAGACAGTCCTTAGACGATTTACCGGAAGCTCATCCTGCAATTGAATTATGCCTCAATTGGATGGAGTCACATGCACCAAATATTGATAAAATTGTATTAGTTCATGGTGATTTTCGCACTGGAAACTTTATGATGAATGCAGAAGGTCTTCAAGGAATCTTAGATTTTGAATTTGCCCACTTTGGAGATCGACACGAAGATATCGCTTGGTTGTGTATGCGTGATTGGAGGTTTGGTCGTCTTAATAAAGAAGTAGGTGGATTCGGCGATCGAAAGGATTTTTATAAAGAATACGAACTTACCTCTGGTATCGAGGTTGATCCATATAAAGTATCCTATTGGGAAATCATGGGAAATGTTAGATGGGCAATCGGAAGTGCACAACAGGCTGAAAGGCATATGTCTGGCAAAGATAAAGGAATCGAGCTTGCTTCGATCGGAAGAAGGACGGCTGAAATGGAATGGGAAGCAATGCGTCTCATAGAGGAATTAGAAAATGCAGTATAG
- a CDS encoding histidine phosphatase family protein yields MSYLYLVRHGQADRLGKNYDQLTELGWKQANLLGEYFKLQRIEFDSVYTGTLNRQKQTAEGIIKSFTNDQFCIPDPIENSAWDEFDSRMWLGIAAKIRNANPSFAKLYESYKNAWEDGKEETRHYFQELIQLVLADWVNGVWGSIEPYTFEEYVEKVSKGPLQIPVDVKSTLVISSSTPIAIMMGLSCKMNYKEFPIFMKSILNSSLSVFHRENNHWEPVSWNGTPHLQNPDLITIV; encoded by the coding sequence ATGTCCTATTTATATTTAGTTCGACATGGTCAAGCTGATCGACTTGGAAAAAATTATGATCAACTAACAGAGCTAGGTTGGAAACAAGCAAATCTTTTAGGTGAATATTTTAAACTCCAAAGAATTGAATTTGATTCCGTATATACGGGAACATTAAACAGGCAAAAACAAACTGCAGAAGGAATCATTAAAAGTTTTACCAACGATCAATTTTGTATCCCAGATCCCATTGAAAATTCTGCTTGGGATGAATTTGATTCTAGGATGTGGTTAGGTATTGCTGCCAAAATCCGAAATGCGAATCCATCATTTGCAAAATTATATGAATCATATAAAAATGCATGGGAAGATGGAAAAGAGGAAACTAGGCATTATTTTCAGGAGCTCATACAACTAGTATTAGCTGATTGGGTGAATGGAGTTTGGGGTTCTATAGAACCATATACGTTTGAAGAATATGTTGAAAAGGTATCAAAAGGTCCACTCCAAATCCCTGTTGATGTAAAAAGTACCCTTGTTATTTCTTCAAGTACTCCCATCGCCATTATGATGGGACTTTCCTGCAAAATGAATTATAAAGAATTTCCTATATTTATGAAATCAATTTTAAATTCTTCTTTAAGTGTGTTTCATCGGGAAAACAATCATTGGGAACCTGTTAGTTGGAATGGAACTCCCCACTTGCAAAATCCAGATTTGATTACAATTGTTTAA
- a CDS encoding aldo/keto reductase: protein MKKRRLGKSGMVVSEICMGTMTFGSSCNEDEAFRILDKAYDSGIDFYDTAEIYPVPPQKSWVHRTEEIFGKWIKTKPRDGIIIASKVAGPGHGWFSPPLREGKTALDKYHIRRAIEGSLQRLGVETIDLYQTHWPDHDVAYDETMEALTELKEEGKIRYAGCSNETSFGLMKSLWTSDKYNLIRYDSIQNNFSILNRRFEDELAQVCRKEGVSLLPYSPLAGGVLTGKYNGPTKPEGARFVRYMVEGERQKRMSNRFLNEQTLASTKELMEIANRYGMSSTVMSVAWSKQHDFVASTIIGANTVEQLEESLKATDVILSEEILSEINAVSKKIQYPMG from the coding sequence ATGAAAAAACGAAGACTTGGCAAATCAGGTATGGTGGTTTCTGAAATTTGTATGGGAACCATGACTTTTGGTTCCTCATGTAACGAAGATGAGGCGTTTAGAATTTTAGACAAAGCTTATGATTCTGGGATTGATTTTTATGATACAGCTGAAATTTATCCTGTACCACCTCAAAAATCTTGGGTACATAGAACAGAAGAAATTTTCGGTAAATGGATAAAAACAAAACCGAGAGATGGAATTATTATCGCAAGTAAAGTGGCGGGGCCCGGCCACGGTTGGTTCAGTCCACCTTTACGCGAAGGAAAAACTGCTCTCGATAAATATCACATTCGACGTGCCATTGAAGGTTCCTTACAAAGATTAGGTGTTGAAACTATTGATTTGTACCAAACGCATTGGCCTGATCATGATGTTGCATATGACGAAACAATGGAAGCACTCACCGAATTGAAAGAAGAAGGCAAAATTCGATATGCTGGATGTTCAAATGAAACATCCTTTGGACTTATGAAAAGTTTATGGACTTCGGACAAATACAATTTGATTCGTTACGATTCAATTCAAAACAATTTTTCTATACTCAATCGTAGGTTTGAAGATGAGTTAGCTCAAGTTTGCAGAAAGGAAGGAGTCTCTCTACTCCCATATTCCCCATTAGCTGGTGGAGTTTTGACTGGTAAATACAATGGTCCAACAAAACCGGAAGGGGCACGATTTGTACGGTATATGGTAGAAGGGGAAAGACAAAAACGAATGTCTAACCGATTCTTAAACGAACAAACGTTAGCCTCCACTAAAGAATTGATGGAAATTGCCAACAGATATGGAATGAGTTCAACTGTGATGTCTGTTGCTTGGAGTAAACAACATGATTTTGTTGCCTCTACAATTATTGGTGCGAATACAGTGGAACAACTGGAAGAATCATTAAAAGCTACAGATGTCATTTTATCTGAAGAAATATTATCCGAAATTAATGCTGTATCCAAAAAAATTCAATACCCAATGGGCTAA
- a CDS encoding acylphosphatase: MGKSEEARARIIIRGTVQGVGFRYYILQKAQEMRLKGYTQNLPNGEVEAVVEGDKLFIEDLYRAMQRGPTKAKVKDHVIEWSDPKNQFKTFLIKK, encoded by the coding sequence TTGGGAAAATCAGAAGAAGCAAGAGCTAGAATTATAATACGGGGAACCGTACAGGGTGTTGGATTTCGTTATTATATCCTACAAAAAGCCCAAGAAATGAGACTCAAAGGTTATACTCAAAACTTACCGAATGGGGAAGTGGAAGCAGTTGTCGAAGGTGATAAACTTTTTATTGAAGATTTATACCGTGCAATGCAACGAGGACCTACAAAGGCAAAGGTAAAGGATCATGTCATTGAATGGAGTGATCCTAAAAACCAATTTAAAACTTTTTTAATCAAAAAATAA
- a CDS encoding RNA pyrophosphohydrolase, translating into MDERDILTIMTNKPYRKNVGMVVFNSLGKVIVGERIQFPGSWQFPQGGIDEEEDYLEAAKRELYEELGIKKAIYVTEYPDWIPYDFPNSLGLNSHLQKFRGQLQRWILFYWDGELEECDLVHHEQEFLTVIHMEIEDTIQVVIDFKRPVYEKFVPLFKSAIQNYIAENVKSK; encoded by the coding sequence ATGGATGAAAGGGACATTCTAACAATTATGACAAACAAACCCTACCGAAAAAATGTAGGAATGGTAGTATTTAACTCTTTGGGTAAAGTAATTGTGGGAGAACGGATTCAATTTCCAGGTTCTTGGCAATTTCCTCAAGGAGGAATCGATGAAGAAGAAGATTATTTAGAAGCCGCAAAACGAGAATTATATGAAGAACTTGGAATCAAAAAAGCAATTTATGTGACTGAATACCCTGATTGGATTCCATATGATTTTCCCAACTCTTTAGGACTCAATTCTCATCTACAAAAGTTTCGTGGTCAATTACAACGATGGATTTTGTTTTATTGGGATGGGGAATTAGAAGAATGTGATTTGGTTCATCATGAACAAGAGTTTTTGACTGTAATCCATATGGAGATCGAGGACACAATCCAAGTTGTCATTGATTTTAAACGCCCTGTTTATGAAAAGTTTGTTCCTCTTTTTAAATCTGCGATTCAAAATTACATTGCAGAGAATGTTAAATCAAAGTAA
- the sixA gene encoding phosphohistidine phosphatase SixA, with protein MKIILVRHGEAENSTPTISDSQRELTDKGRSDIHKIGKFIKNSSLSVKQVYYSPYTRTKHTAEILSEELKYNGEMVASDDLAAGRGCTDIISCLVNFSNSDTVLLVGHNPDITYFAAKLLGNSSVAENLVFQPGSTIAINVAREKFDHGQIIWAISPDNLGTES; from the coding sequence ATGAAGATCATTTTGGTTCGTCACGGTGAGGCAGAAAACTCCACCCCTACCATTTCCGATTCACAACGAGAACTAACCGATAAAGGAAGAAGTGACATTCACAAAATCGGTAAATTTATTAAAAACTCATCTTTATCCGTCAAACAAGTCTATTATAGCCCATATACCAGAACCAAACACACTGCCGAAATTCTTTCCGAAGAATTAAAGTACAATGGTGAAATGGTCGCATCCGACGATTTAGCAGCAGGTAGAGGTTGTACAGACATTATATCTTGTTTGGTGAATTTTAGTAATTCCGATACTGTTTTGTTAGTTGGTCATAATCCAGATATAACTTACTTCGCTGCCAAATTACTTGGGAATTCTAGTGTAGCTGAAAATTTAGTTTTCCAACCAGGGTCCACAATTGCCATCAATGTTGCCCGCGAAAAATTTGACCACGGCCAAATCATTTGGGCGATTTCTCCCGATAATTTAGGTACGGAATCCTAA
- a CDS encoding LIMLP_16025 family protein has protein sequence MSNVENKLQDIVNAGIGAVKTSKEVWEKLVVDLNEKKSQFETNFQKLKEQGESDTSDKALKVKMGVAWGIVRFEELKDNVVKYLDKVKETNDHKPS, from the coding sequence ATGAGCAACGTGGAAAACAAACTACAAGATATCGTGAACGCTGGAATTGGTGCTGTTAAAACTTCCAAAGAAGTTTGGGAGAAACTCGTTGTGGACCTGAACGAGAAAAAAAGCCAATTCGAAACCAACTTTCAAAAATTGAAAGAACAAGGGGAAAGTGACACAAGTGATAAAGCCCTAAAAGTGAAAATGGGAGTTGCTTGGGGAATTGTTCGATTCGAAGAACTCAAAGACAATGTTGTGAAGTATCTAGACAAGGTAAAAGAAACCAACGATCACAAACCTTCTTAA
- a CDS encoding arylesterase yields MRLTPFRHFFLIFSILVSLFNCGGQIQEKPIVGCERITGTPGPEDFDIIRESSSVIVSSHERRNGLKDIGALFEISFSDPKQKLLAKKVETNYPENFRPHGISYAKVKGVDTLAVISHTLQEDIPHTIEIFERSKAGKWTHTKTLSDPSLTSPNDLFMNESGEIFTSNDNGTSQTFRKYWDMIIRSGRADVSYYDGKTFQSLGVPVMLGNGIYIRKQGKQELLYRSVFSEKVIRVYEVNRVDGKMNLKYLESIPIGAGPDNILEDDNGMLWLAAHDSPYKFIRHVMNRNNLAPTRVFKINPATKEVTEIYANEGSEISAGSTGLVYKDKLLISQVFEDFLLVCPKP; encoded by the coding sequence ATGCGTTTGACCCCATTTCGGCACTTTTTCCTCATTTTTTCAATTTTGGTCTCCCTTTTCAATTGTGGAGGCCAAATCCAAGAAAAACCAATCGTTGGTTGTGAACGAATCACAGGTACACCAGGCCCAGAAGACTTCGATATCATCCGAGAGTCCTCAAGCGTAATTGTTTCCTCTCATGAAAGAAGAAATGGACTAAAGGATATTGGTGCTTTGTTCGAAATTTCATTTTCGGATCCCAAACAGAAATTATTAGCCAAAAAAGTAGAAACAAATTACCCAGAGAATTTTAGACCACATGGAATTAGTTATGCGAAAGTGAAAGGAGTGGATACACTTGCTGTCATTTCGCACACACTCCAAGAAGATATTCCACATACAATTGAAATATTCGAACGTTCAAAGGCAGGAAAATGGACTCATACGAAAACATTAAGTGATCCATCTCTTACAAGTCCAAATGATTTATTCATGAATGAATCAGGTGAAATTTTTACATCCAATGACAATGGAACAAGCCAAACATTTCGCAAGTATTGGGATATGATCATTCGTAGTGGTCGAGCTGATGTATCCTATTACGATGGAAAAACATTCCAATCCTTGGGAGTTCCTGTGATGTTAGGAAATGGAATTTACATTCGTAAACAAGGCAAACAAGAGTTATTGTATCGATCTGTATTTTCGGAAAAAGTAATACGAGTCTACGAAGTAAATCGTGTGGATGGCAAAATGAATTTGAAGTATTTAGAATCCATTCCGATTGGTGCAGGTCCTGATAATATTTTAGAAGATGATAATGGTATGTTATGGCTTGCAGCGCATGATTCCCCTTATAAATTCATTCGCCATGTGATGAACCGAAACAATTTAGCTCCCACTCGTGTGTTTAAAATCAATCCAGCGACAAAAGAAGTCACTGAGATTTATGCAAACGAAGGTTCGGAAATTTCTGCTGGAAGTACAGGTCTTGTTTATAAAGACAAACTACTCATTTCACAAGTGTTTGAAGATTTCCTTTTGGTTTGTCCAAAACCATAA
- a CDS encoding crossover junction endodeoxyribonuclease RuvC, with the protein MKIIGIDPGSHRVGYAILSFPEGLRRNPTLLGYGTIEVAPKTPSPNNLLQIRKELQAILTEHKPEWAAVEELFFVQNTTTGMKVSESRGVILLTLGENQIPMVSLTATQIKKGISAKGNATKKEVRAAIQMILGFKDLKGHDDSWDAIACAFVGRSLVGSAPSQIH; encoded by the coding sequence TTGAAAATTATCGGAATTGATCCAGGGTCCCACCGCGTGGGCTATGCCATCTTGTCCTTCCCTGAGGGACTACGCCGCAACCCGACACTTTTGGGCTACGGGACAATTGAAGTGGCACCCAAAACCCCTTCTCCTAATAATTTACTGCAAATCCGAAAAGAACTCCAAGCCATTCTTACCGAACACAAACCTGAATGGGCAGCTGTGGAAGAACTGTTTTTCGTACAAAACACAACAACTGGAATGAAAGTTTCAGAATCTCGAGGTGTGATTTTACTCACCTTAGGCGAAAATCAAATTCCCATGGTGTCATTAACAGCCACGCAAATCAAAAAGGGAATTTCTGCCAAAGGGAACGCCACCAAAAAAGAAGTTCGGGCGGCGATCCAAATGATTTTGGGTTTTAAAGACCTAAAAGGCCACGACGATTCTTGGGACGCCATCGCTTGTGCCTTTGTAGGTCGTTCTTTAGTTGGAAGTGCTCCTAGCCAAATTCATTGA
- a CDS encoding acyl-CoA dehydrogenase family protein, giving the protein MTATAVKLEKSQAEKALNAQAALLNEVTKRLAQKNSDNGKVSISKMDKTQHVFYQLAWMTAQQRVAENFIVYAWDASKGTGELEQKMALTFVAETVSNIRSELAARPAEYELTYQELFSKLFSDEINAFVEAASKMENYEAIVDKIVDLGHFGAYGLSEDHENFRGIFKDFAENVVVPHAEHVHRHDDLIPQEIINGLRDMGCFGLCIPEQFGGIQPNDRPDNISMLVVTEELSRGSLGAAGSLITRPEIMSKALLKGGTEEQKNKWLPLLASGDKFAGIMVTEPNYGSDVAGVSVTAKEVEGGFVINGVKTWCTFAGYANLLLILCRTESDPSLKHRGLSILLAEKPSFEGHEFSYKQEGGGSIQGKAIGTIGYRGMHSYEVSFEDYFVPKENLLGGDAGRGKGFYFQMEGFAGGRIQTAARANGVMQAALEAALRYSQERKVFAKPIYDYTLTKFKIAKMAMITQATRQYTNYVATLLDDHKGQMEATLVKLYASKIAEWVTREAMQIHGGMGYAEEYPVSRYFVDARVFSIFEGAEEVMALRVVAKDLLDQALAS; this is encoded by the coding sequence ATGACCGCAACGGCAGTGAAACTCGAAAAATCCCAGGCGGAGAAGGCATTGAACGCCCAAGCCGCCCTCCTCAATGAAGTTACGAAACGACTCGCACAGAAAAATTCCGACAACGGTAAAGTTTCCATTAGCAAAATGGACAAAACGCAACATGTGTTTTACCAACTTGCTTGGATGACAGCACAACAACGTGTAGCTGAAAACTTCATCGTATATGCTTGGGACGCTTCCAAAGGAACTGGTGAATTGGAACAGAAAATGGCGCTCACATTTGTGGCGGAAACTGTTTCTAACATTCGTTCTGAACTTGCAGCGCGTCCTGCAGAATATGAATTAACGTATCAGGAATTATTCTCCAAATTGTTTTCCGATGAAATCAATGCGTTTGTAGAAGCTGCATCGAAAATGGAAAACTACGAAGCCATCGTGGACAAAATCGTTGATCTTGGACATTTTGGTGCTTACGGACTTTCTGAAGACCACGAAAATTTCCGTGGAATTTTCAAAGACTTTGCTGAGAACGTTGTTGTACCTCATGCAGAACATGTTCATAGACATGATGATTTGATCCCACAAGAGATCATCAATGGCCTTCGCGACATGGGATGTTTTGGTCTTTGTATTCCAGAACAGTTTGGTGGAATCCAACCAAATGATCGCCCTGACAACATCTCCATGTTAGTTGTGACAGAAGAACTTTCCCGAGGATCACTCGGAGCAGCAGGTTCCCTCATCACTCGTCCTGAAATTATGTCCAAGGCTCTCCTCAAAGGGGGAACTGAAGAACAAAAAAACAAATGGTTACCACTTCTTGCATCTGGTGACAAATTTGCAGGGATCATGGTAACAGAACCTAACTACGGTTCTGATGTTGCCGGAGTTTCCGTAACAGCAAAAGAAGTAGAAGGTGGATTTGTCATCAACGGTGTGAAAACTTGGTGTACATTTGCAGGGTATGCAAACTTACTTCTCATCCTTTGCCGGACAGAGTCTGATCCTAGTCTCAAACATAGAGGACTTTCGATCCTTCTAGCTGAAAAACCATCCTTTGAAGGACATGAGTTCAGCTACAAACAAGAAGGTGGTGGGTCCATCCAAGGAAAAGCAATTGGAACAATTGGTTACCGAGGAATGCACTCTTACGAAGTATCTTTTGAAGACTACTTTGTACCTAAGGAAAACCTACTTGGTGGTGATGCTGGTCGTGGAAAAGGTTTTTACTTCCAAATGGAAGGATTTGCTGGTGGAAGGATCCAAACTGCAGCTCGTGCCAACGGTGTGATGCAAGCAGCTCTTGAAGCAGCACTTCGATACTCCCAAGAACGTAAAGTATTCGCAAAACCAATTTACGATTATACTTTAACTAAGTTTAAAATTGCAAAGATGGCAATGATCACTCAAGCCACTCGCCAATACACAAACTATGTAGCAACCTTACTCGATGACCACAAAGGCCAAATGGAAGCAACACTTGTAAAATTGTATGCATCCAAAATAGCTGAGTGGGTGACTCGTGAAGCAATGCAAATTCATGGTGGTATGGGTTATGCGGAAGAATATCCAGTTTCACGTTATTTCGTGGATGCTCGTGTATTCTCTATCTTTGAAGGTGCGGAAGAAGTAATGGCTCTTCGCGTTGTAGCGAAAGACCTTCTTGACCAAGCACTCGCTTCTTAA